In one window of Macadamia integrifolia cultivar HAES 741 chromosome 2, SCU_Mint_v3, whole genome shotgun sequence DNA:
- the LOC122091611 gene encoding NDR1/HIN1-like protein 13, whose translation MTDRVFPSKPPANPQIQNGNGNPSYPATKGQLYNRPIYRPQPKPRRNRRGCCCICCLWTTLFIIALILLAAIAGAVIWVLYRPHRPTFSLTAIRIPQFNVTTTKDGSSSQLNSNIDLTVSTRNPNKKLVFLYDPTTVTMTSDSIFVGNGTFPAYTHDTKNTTVLRATVTSTGEDLDSSSASSLKSDLKKGGIPLAVQLDTKVKVKMGGLKTTKLMIRVTCDELKTGVPKGKTPGTLTSSADNTCKVKLRIKIWKWTF comes from the coding sequence ATGACAGACAGGGTCTTCCCATCAAAGCCCCCGGCAAACCCTCAAATTCAGAACGGTAATGGAAACCCATCATACCCAGCCACCAAGGGTCAGCTATACAACCGCCCTATTTATCGTCCCCAGCCCAAGCCCCGTCGCAATCGCCGCGGTTGCTGCTGCATCTGTTGTCTCTGGACTACCCTCTTCATCATCGCTCTGATCTTGCTCGCAGCCATCGCCGGCGCCGTCATATGGGTTCTCTACCGCCCTCACCGCCCCACTTTCTCTCTGACGGCAATCCGGATCCCGCAATTCAACGTCACCACCACCAAGGACGGCTCTTCATCCCAACTCAACTCCAACATCGATCTCACCGTCTCCACTCGGAACCCAAACAAGAAGCTCGTTTTCTTGTATGACCCTACCACTGTTACCATGACCTCCGATAGCATCTTCGTCGGCAACGGGACTTTCCCAGCGTATACCCATGACACCAAGAACACTACCGTTCTGAGGGCAACAGTGACAAGCACCGGTGAAGATCTGGACTCCTCGTCGGCGTCGTCGTTGAAGTCAGATCTGAAGAAGGGAGGGATACCGTTGGCGGTACAGTTGGACacgaaggtgaaggtgaagatgGGAGGTCTAAAGACGACGAAGCTAATGATCAGAGTTACCTGCGATGAGCTCAAAACGGGTGTTCCGAAAGGGAAGACTCCGGGGACTTTGACTTCATCGGCTGATAATACTTGTAAGGTTAAGCTGCGGATCAAAATCTGGAAATGGACTTTCTGA